A region from the Hydra vulgaris chromosome 08, alternate assembly HydraT2T_AEP genome encodes:
- the LOC136084185 gene encoding uncharacterized protein LOC136084185 — translation MRNTSYLSWNTITKKNHENRFEEFLENLFDISQNNIEDKIKSDKDMPRSNDAVIEDLAFLQDQRTMRRGVISDKYDIDMQQRVERRIKRYERMRSYEEKCRVNEYFGLDRKVDFEMDEVISHNSDEFEASGSAAHQSSVSSDSDLDFQERGETQLPTHTKLKRQKHSKLGCSEIAIEFDRDNLILATTPVSVRCGISIRSQTMFLGAVIKALGGNVNDLNIPRSSVARSRFKYIEDLGRFVYIQNIYIQGVS, via the exons ATGCGAAATACAAGTTATCTTTCCTGGAacacaattaccaaaaaaaatcacGAAAATCGGTTTGAAGAATTTCTTGagaatttatttgatatttctcAAAACAACATAGAAGATAAAATCAAATCAGATAAAGATATGCCAAGATCGAATGATGCAGTTATAGAAGATTTGGCTTTTCTTCAAGATCAAAGAACAATGAGGAGAGGTGTAATAAGTGATAAATATGACATTGATATGCAGCAAAGAGTTGAAAGGAGAATTAAAAGGTATGAAAGAATGAGATCTTATGAAGAAAAATGTAGAGTTAATGAATATTTTGGACTGGATAGAAAAGTTGATTTTGAAATGGATGAAGTGATCTCTCATAACTCAGATGAATTTGAGGCATCAG GTTCTGCTGCTCACCAATCTTCAGTTTCTAGTGATAGTGATTTAGATTTTCAAGAAAGGGGTGAAACCCAGCTTCCAACACACACAAAGCTAAAGCGTCAAAAACACTCTAAGTTGGGCTGTTCAGAAATTGCAATAGAGTTTGACAGAGACAATCTTATATTAGCTACAACACCTGTTAGTGTTAGATGCGGAATCAGCATTCGCTCACAAACAATGTTTCTAGGAGCTGTTATTAAAGCTTTAGGCGGAAATGTCAATGACTTAAATATACCTAGAAGCTCAGTAGCTAGAAGTAGATTCAAGTATATTGAAGATTTAGGTAGATTTGTttacattcaaaatatttatattcagGGTGTTAGCTAG